Part of the Borrelia sp. A-FGy1 genome, TCTTGATTACTACTATAAATGTGATACAATGATATTGTATTCTAATACTACTCTATTTTTGCATAAAGTTAACATAATGAATTTAATGATTAAAGTGTTATTGATATCCAGTTTATTTTCTAGCCTTATCTCTTGTAAGCTATATGAGACTATAAATAAATCTCAACAGGATTTAGCTAATAATAAATCTCTTCTAGAAAAAGACAACAAAAGAAGTGGTCGTAAAGCTAGAAGTATTAGTTATAAGGAAGTAAATAATCAAGAACAAAAAAATGAAAATAGAAGTAACAAAAAAGAAGTAAAAGATAATGAAAAAGGCAATAATTTAGGTATACAAGCAGATGGTATTCTAAACACAAATCCTTCCGTTGCTAGTGAAAAATATGCTAATAGACAACCGCAACAAGTTAATATTATCCCTAATGACTCTAATGAAGCTAAGCAAGCTAAGAAAATTATACAAGAAATTTCTACCTCTTTAGAAGAAGTTGAAAAAATAACTGCAGCTTTAGAAACAACAAGATCAGCCCTTGATAAGATAAAAAGTACACTTGATGATGCTCGTTCTTATTTCAATACTGCTAGATCTGGAACTAATAAAGCTGACCCAGCCTTATTGCCTAACCTTGATCAAGCAATTAGAAAAGTTAATAGCAGCTATGCTTCTGCTAACTCTAATTACTCAGATGCAGTTGGTGCTTTAGCAAATTCCAAGAACGATTTTGAGTATGCACAAAGAAAAGCAAACGATGCTCTACAAGAAGCCATAAATAATAGCAATACTCTAGGCTACCAATATGCTCTCTACCACAATTATATGACTGATGCTAAAAATGCAATGGGCAAAGCTAAAGTTAGCCTTGAGACTACTAAGCATAAACAAAAATGTCTTAATTCCAACATGCCTCAAGCAAATTCAGACTTTGAAGAGTTAAATGTTATATATAAAAACTTAAAAGATGTGGACTCTAAATAAGTATTAAAACTATTTTTATAAATGTGATATATTTGTTTTTTAAGAATAAAGTATTAACAGCATCAGGCTATAAGGAGAGGTAATAAGTTAGGTGAATTTAATTGCTAGATTATTTATTTTAACTTCTTTATTAA contains:
- a CDS encoding immunogenic protein P37, whose protein sequence is MNLMIKVLLISSLFSSLISCKLYETINKSQQDLANNKSLLEKDNKRSGRKARSISYKEVNNQEQKNENRSNKKEVKDNEKGNNLGIQADGILNTNPSVASEKYANRQPQQVNIIPNDSNEAKQAKKIIQEISTSLEEVEKITAALETTRSALDKIKSTLDDARSYFNTARSGTNKADPALLPNLDQAIRKVNSSYASANSNYSDAVGALANSKNDFEYAQRKANDALQEAINNSNTLGYQYALYHNYMTDAKNAMGKAKVSLETTKHKQKCLNSNMPQANSDFEELNVIYKNLKDVDSK